From Streptomyces sp. TLI_053, a single genomic window includes:
- a CDS encoding DUF397 domain-containing protein: MSGDLVWFKSSHSGNEGGDCVEVAETAESVLVRDSKDKSGPRLAFSSAAWRSFVEFARSV, encoded by the coding sequence ATGAGCGGCGATCTGGTGTGGTTCAAGAGCAGTCACAGCGGCAACGAGGGCGGCGACTGCGTCGAGGTTGCCGAAACGGCTGAGTCGGTGCTCGTTCGCGATTCGAAGGACAAGTCCGGCCCTCGGCTCGCCTTTTCCTCCGCGGCCTGGCGCTCCTTCGTCGAGTTCGCGCGGTCGGTCTGA
- a CDS encoding DUF6879 family protein gives MQGDAVTDPDEVAQLRNIKPGEGFVVVPRVLLSDFSPRDVDREPVLIDFEEFDGMFENFEHTAFRLETRRRYRSDEQTETYRRFTADQAAGWDLEDPWCRSRREQVALGKRFERVRIMDNPPTPGQRYLLDNAARNCAVGEDIRYLWRADADRLGLPQEDAWLFDSRVVALLHFDPDDDLTGVELITDPVQVARACQVRDAAQHFATPHHAFTAEVPSDG, from the coding sequence GTGCAGGGCGACGCCGTCACCGATCCCGACGAGGTGGCTCAACTCCGCAACATCAAGCCCGGCGAAGGGTTCGTCGTCGTGCCCCGCGTACTGCTCTCGGACTTCTCTCCACGTGACGTGGACCGGGAGCCCGTGCTGATCGACTTCGAGGAGTTCGACGGCATGTTCGAGAACTTCGAGCACACGGCCTTCCGCCTGGAGACCCGCCGCCGGTACCGGTCCGACGAGCAGACCGAGACATACCGCCGGTTCACGGCCGACCAGGCGGCCGGATGGGACCTGGAGGACCCGTGGTGCCGTTCGCGCCGCGAGCAGGTGGCTCTGGGCAAGCGGTTCGAGCGGGTGAGGATCATGGACAACCCGCCCACGCCGGGGCAGCGGTACCTGCTCGACAACGCCGCGCGGAACTGCGCCGTCGGCGAGGACATCCGTTACCTCTGGCGCGCCGACGCCGATCGCCTCGGCCTTCCGCAGGAAGACGCCTGGCTGTTCGACTCGCGCGTGGTCGCCCTTCTGCACTTCGACCCCGACGACGACCTGACCGGCGTGGAGCTGATCACCGACCCGGTCCAGGTCGCCCGCGCCTGCCAGGTCCGTGATGCCGCCCAGCACTTCGCCACACCGCACCACGCGTTCACCGCCGAGGTACCGTCCGACGGGTGA
- a CDS encoding helix-turn-helix transcriptional regulator has protein sequence MSTDFQQARIALGLRLRELRTEGGLTGRQLAERLGWTQSKVSKLETGRQTATPDDLKAWATGVGQPGAASELTARLKAFESQYRSWRRQLAAGHRPVQDTLTIEYEQSTVMRAWEGSMIVGMLQTADYARHVFNAYVDLHRSPRDVEEAVRARIRRQESLYRPGRQYRIVMGEAALRARLCPPTVMAAQLDRLSGVIGLDTVTLGIVPFEAQLALPPANGFWIYDERLVIVEDWHAELWLEQPENVALYTRVWDTLADAAAFGSEAHRVLRRCRRALGGV, from the coding sequence GTGAGCACCGATTTCCAACAAGCAAGAATCGCCCTCGGCCTGCGGCTCCGCGAGCTGCGCACCGAGGGCGGCCTCACTGGACGACAACTCGCCGAGCGGCTGGGCTGGACACAGTCCAAGGTCAGCAAACTGGAGACCGGTCGGCAAACCGCCACCCCTGACGACCTCAAGGCATGGGCGACCGGTGTCGGTCAGCCCGGTGCGGCGTCCGAACTGACGGCCAGGCTGAAGGCGTTCGAGTCGCAGTACCGCTCATGGCGACGACAACTCGCGGCTGGACACCGGCCAGTGCAGGACACGCTGACGATCGAGTACGAGCAGTCGACCGTCATGCGCGCCTGGGAGGGCTCGATGATCGTCGGCATGCTCCAGACGGCCGACTACGCCCGGCACGTGTTCAACGCGTACGTCGACCTCCACCGGTCGCCGCGCGATGTCGAGGAGGCAGTGCGGGCCCGGATCCGACGGCAGGAGAGCCTCTATCGGCCGGGCAGGCAGTACCGCATCGTCATGGGGGAGGCCGCTCTGCGTGCCCGGCTCTGCCCGCCGACTGTCATGGCCGCCCAGCTCGACCGGCTCAGCGGTGTGATCGGCCTCGACACCGTCACCCTGGGGATCGTACCGTTCGAGGCCCAGCTCGCCCTGCCGCCCGCCAACGGATTCTGGATCTATGACGAACGGCTTGTCATCGTCGAGGACTGGCACGCGGAACTATGGCTGGAGCAGCCGGAGAACGTGGCCCTGTACACGCGCGTCTGGGACACGCTGGCCGACGCGGCCGCCTTCGGCTCGGAGGCCCACAGGGTTCTCAGGCGGTGCCGCAGGGCCCTCGGAGGCGTCTGA
- a CDS encoding phosphotransferase produces the protein MADIWKHLPDALRVGIEARTGAVTGVVPATAGTASDFAATLETSAGSVFCKAVREDNPNAWMHRLESVVNTALPPDIAPRLLWKVEADGWLALGFEQAAGRHADLSPGSADLPLVARTLETLAGALTPAPPLRALSLADRWSGQDFWHNLGSRHRDRLAPWTLARLDTLTRAEHDAPDLIDGRTLVHTDLTGSNLLVNGAAVRVVDWAFPGPGAAWADTAYMIVRLIEAGHTPAQAERWAENVPLWHAAPARSVTAFAATLTGLWTLRAAEAAGPRWDALSAHGLSWLRHRFRQPWPTTEHRAHRTTTSAWEVDGSDFPRPAPGRSGADE, from the coding sequence ATGGCCGACATCTGGAAGCACCTGCCGGACGCCCTGCGCGTCGGAATCGAGGCCCGGACCGGCGCGGTGACCGGCGTTGTCCCCGCAACGGCGGGAACAGCCTCCGACTTCGCCGCCACATTGGAGACGTCCGCAGGGTCCGTGTTCTGCAAGGCCGTCCGGGAAGACAACCCGAACGCGTGGATGCACCGCCTGGAGTCCGTCGTGAACACCGCTCTCCCACCGGACATCGCTCCCCGCCTGCTCTGGAAGGTCGAGGCCGACGGGTGGCTCGCCCTGGGGTTCGAGCAGGCTGCCGGCCGACACGCGGACCTGTCGCCGGGATCCGCCGATCTCCCCTTGGTCGCACGGACGTTGGAGACGCTCGCCGGCGCACTCACCCCGGCGCCACCGCTACGTGCCCTCAGCCTGGCCGACCGATGGTCGGGGCAGGACTTCTGGCACAACCTCGGCAGCCGTCACCGGGACCGGCTCGCCCCATGGACGCTGGCACGGCTGGACACACTGACCCGGGCCGAACACGACGCACCCGATCTCATCGACGGCAGGACGCTGGTCCACACCGACCTGACCGGTTCCAATCTCCTGGTGAACGGTGCGGCCGTCCGGGTCGTCGACTGGGCCTTCCCTGGGCCCGGCGCCGCATGGGCCGACACGGCTTACATGATCGTCAGACTGATCGAGGCCGGACACACCCCGGCGCAGGCAGAGCGCTGGGCCGAGAACGTCCCCCTGTGGCACGCCGCGCCCGCCCGGTCCGTCACGGCCTTCGCAGCGACCCTCACCGGCCTGTGGACCCTCCGCGCCGCGGAGGCGGCCGGTCCGCGCTGGGACGCGCTCAGCGCCCACGGCCTCTCGTGGCTCCGCCACCGGTTCAGGCAACCCTGGCCCACCACTGAGCACCGCGCTCACCGCACCACGACGTCGGCGTGGGAAGTCGACGGATCCGACTTCCCACGCCCCGCACCCGGCCGCTCAGGTGCCGACGAGTGA
- a CDS encoding transcriptional regulator, with translation MEIGNRTLTADVIAALTYWPETIHRDGKWPPDPVDLTVLPPFFTEVLQELPWWNRDWRVTDVEPGRPLEIASDHRGLPYRFTEVSVPGTAGSSGGESLPLVAKVGFAGNCLVRFQAKIGDVALGPATAPAGQLEPHPFARVLAGLMDLRGIPVRTMARGTARSMSTIHMLRRGVLNPEPLLAEEVAKVLDMSEADVKVIAGLDADSSR, from the coding sequence ATGGAGATTGGCAACCGCACACTGACAGCGGACGTGATCGCGGCACTGACGTACTGGCCTGAGACCATCCACCGCGACGGGAAGTGGCCTCCGGACCCGGTGGATCTCACTGTGCTGCCGCCGTTCTTCACCGAGGTGCTGCAGGAGCTTCCCTGGTGGAACCGCGATTGGCGGGTCACCGACGTCGAGCCGGGTCGTCCCTTGGAGATCGCCAGTGATCACCGTGGCCTCCCGTACAGGTTCACCGAGGTGTCGGTTCCGGGCACTGCCGGTTCCAGCGGTGGCGAGAGTCTGCCTCTCGTCGCCAAGGTCGGGTTTGCGGGTAACTGCCTCGTCCGCTTCCAGGCCAAGATCGGCGACGTGGCGCTCGGCCCTGCCACCGCCCCGGCGGGGCAGTTGGAACCGCATCCGTTCGCCAGGGTGCTCGCCGGGCTGATGGACCTGCGCGGGATTCCGGTGCGGACCATGGCAAGGGGGACCGCACGGTCGATGTCCACCATCCACATGCTTCGTCGCGGGGTTCTCAACCCGGAGCCCCTGCTTGCCGAGGAGGTCGCCAAGGTTCTGGACATGTCCGAGGCGGACGTCAAAGTCATCGCCGGACTCGACGCAGACAGCAGCCGGTAG
- a CDS encoding DUF6183 family protein → MDDNLPKLLTTPMTDRNARTLERLARRRLERDGAAFVADLGIGLVQRHRPTSAAADAPVVFDELFGRLVRLLAVTRGPGHVDELLRLLVEGRPDDPEFDRYAASLLACCQAPADLAVVYAEGAAASEELRACLLQELVLRGVPVAETPGIASWATSPHWRDHPLGALPLVAAEPEREPDLPAWSVDGSSCGLPYPDPEERHPAPRLDAAPVAAVETTTDATARAMASAVANWADHPEEPEGRVEARTFALAEPLDAEAVPAVLVRLGLDCLSELGELPKPGARTAFGVVAVEPAEVWQLLFAASSTGGAYDSACYGAYGRLHAWRSLAALAGAPADAPPSEVEASVRACSWYCFGADTPWFHRVVWDLGVLTVSPDGRHLAVLAATTTD, encoded by the coding sequence GTGGACGACAACCTGCCGAAGCTCCTGACGACGCCGATGACCGACCGGAACGCCCGGACGCTGGAGCGGCTGGCCCGCCGTCGTCTCGAGCGCGACGGGGCGGCCTTCGTGGCGGACCTCGGCATCGGGCTGGTGCAGCGGCACCGACCGACGTCGGCCGCGGCCGACGCCCCGGTGGTTTTCGACGAGCTCTTCGGCCGGCTGGTGCGCCTGCTGGCGGTGACACGCGGTCCCGGGCACGTCGACGAGCTGCTGCGGCTGCTCGTGGAGGGCAGGCCGGACGATCCGGAGTTCGACCGCTACGCGGCCTCGCTGCTGGCCTGCTGCCAAGCACCGGCCGACCTCGCCGTGGTGTACGCGGAGGGGGCCGCCGCATCCGAGGAACTCCGCGCCTGCCTGCTCCAGGAGCTGGTGCTCCGGGGAGTCCCGGTGGCGGAGACCCCGGGGATCGCCTCGTGGGCGACCTCCCCGCACTGGCGCGACCACCCGTTGGGCGCGTTGCCGCTGGTAGCGGCGGAGCCTGAGCGGGAGCCCGATCTGCCGGCCTGGTCGGTCGACGGCAGCAGCTGCGGGTTGCCCTACCCGGACCCGGAGGAGCGCCACCCGGCACCCCGGCTCGATGCCGCGCCGGTGGCGGCGGTGGAGACGACGACCGACGCCACGGCCCGAGCGATGGCGTCGGCGGTGGCGAACTGGGCCGACCACCCGGAGGAACCGGAGGGCCGCGTCGAGGCCCGGACGTTCGCTCTCGCGGAGCCGCTGGACGCCGAGGCTGTGCCCGCCGTTCTCGTCAGGCTCGGCCTGGACTGCCTGAGCGAGCTGGGCGAGCTCCCGAAGCCCGGTGCGAGGACCGCGTTCGGAGTGGTCGCGGTCGAGCCGGCCGAAGTCTGGCAACTGCTGTTCGCCGCGTCCTCGACGGGCGGTGCCTACGACTCGGCCTGCTACGGCGCCTACGGCCGGCTCCACGCCTGGCGCTCCCTCGCCGCCCTCGCCGGAGCCCCGGCGGACGCCCCGCCGAGCGAGGTGGAGGCCAGTGTCCGGGCCTGCAGCTGGTACTGCTTCGGCGCGGACACCCCGTGGTTCCACCGCGTGGTCTGGGACCTGGGCGTCCTGACCGTCTCCCCGGACGGCCGCCACCTGGCGGTGCTCGCCGCCACGACGACGGACTGA